One segment of Shewanella piezotolerans WP3 DNA contains the following:
- the lpdA gene encoding dihydrolipoyl dehydrogenase, with amino-acid sequence MSNEIKTQVVVLGAGPAGYSAAFRAADLGLDTVIVERFSTLGGVCLNVGCIPSKALLHVSKVIEEAKAVADHGVVFGEPKIDLDKLRGFKEKVIGQLTGGLGGMSKMRKVDVVNGLGKFTGPNTLEVQGEDGVKVVHFEHAIIAAGSRPIQLPFIPHEDPRIWDSTDALELKEVPGKLLVMGGGIIGLEMGTVYSSLGSEIDVVEMFDQVIPAADKDVVRTFTKQIKKKFNLILQTKVTAVEAKEDGIYVTMEGKKAPSEPVRYDAVLVAIGRTPNGKGLDAEKAGVNVDERGFINVDKQMRTNVPNIFAIGDIVGQPMLAHKGVHEGHVAAEVISGLKHFFDPKVIPSIAYTDPEVAWVGLTEKEAKEQGVSYETATFPWAASGRAIASDASEGMTKLIFDKETHRVIGGAIVGVNGGELLGEIGLAIEMGCDAEDLALTIHAHPTLHESVGLAAEMYEGSITDLPNPKAKKKKK; translated from the coding sequence ATGAGTAACGAAATCAAAACTCAGGTAGTTGTACTAGGCGCAGGCCCTGCGGGCTATTCAGCGGCATTCCGTGCTGCAGATCTCGGTCTAGATACTGTCATCGTTGAACGCTTCAGCACATTGGGTGGCGTTTGTTTGAACGTAGGTTGTATCCCATCTAAAGCATTGCTTCATGTTTCTAAAGTGATTGAAGAAGCAAAAGCTGTTGCCGACCACGGTGTCGTTTTTGGTGAGCCAAAGATTGATCTTGATAAGCTTCGCGGCTTTAAAGAGAAAGTAATTGGTCAGCTTACTGGCGGATTAGGCGGAATGTCTAAAATGCGTAAAGTTGACGTAGTGAATGGCTTAGGCAAGTTCACTGGCCCTAACACGCTTGAAGTTCAAGGTGAAGATGGCGTTAAAGTGGTTCACTTTGAGCACGCAATCATTGCTGCGGGTTCACGTCCAATTCAACTGCCATTTATTCCACATGAAGATCCACGCATTTGGGATTCAACTGACGCGCTAGAGCTTAAAGAAGTGCCTGGCAAGTTACTTGTTATGGGCGGCGGAATTATCGGTCTTGAAATGGGCACCGTTTATTCATCTCTAGGTAGCGAAATCGATGTTGTAGAGATGTTCGATCAAGTTATTCCTGCCGCAGATAAAGATGTTGTTCGTACCTTTACCAAGCAAATTAAGAAGAAGTTTAACTTAATTTTGCAGACTAAAGTGACAGCTGTTGAAGCGAAAGAAGACGGCATCTACGTGACTATGGAAGGCAAGAAGGCACCTAGCGAGCCTGTGCGTTATGATGCAGTGCTTGTTGCGATTGGCCGTACACCAAATGGTAAAGGCTTAGACGCTGAGAAAGCTGGCGTGAATGTTGATGAGCGTGGCTTCATCAATGTTGATAAGCAGATGCGTACTAACGTACCGAATATTTTCGCGATTGGTGACATTGTTGGTCAACCAATGCTTGCTCATAAAGGTGTGCATGAAGGGCATGTAGCTGCAGAGGTTATCTCTGGTCTTAAGCACTTCTTCGATCCTAAAGTGATCCCATCTATCGCTTACACAGATCCAGAAGTCGCGTGGGTTGGTCTAACTGAGAAAGAAGCGAAAGAGCAGGGCGTATCATACGAAACTGCAACTTTCCCTTGGGCTGCAAGTGGCCGTGCAATCGCATCAGATGCGAGCGAAGGTATGACTAAGCTTATCTTCGACAAAGAGACTCATCGTGTGATCGGTGGTGCTATTGTTGGTGTTAACGGTGGCGAGTTACTCGGTGAAATTGGCCTAGCAATTGAAATGGGTTGTGATGCAGAAGATTTAGCATTGACCATTCATGCTCACCCAACTCTACATGAGTCAGTTGGTCTTGCTGCCGAGATGTACGAAGGCTCAATTACTGATTTGCCAAACCCAAAGGCAAAAAAGAAGAAAAAGTAA
- the aceF gene encoding dihydrolipoyllysine-residue acetyltransferase yields MAELKEVLVPDIGGDEVQVIEICVAVGDTLAAEESIITVESDKATMDIPAPFAGVLSELKVAVGDTVSEGKLIAMMSAAASEAPVAEAPAPVAPSAPAPVAAPASVAAAPVATSTQVIEVNVPDIGDAADVDVIEVLVAVGDKIDADTGLITLETDKATMEVPAPSAGIVKELKVNVGDKVSMGSLVLMLEVGDAAPASTPVAAEAPVTAAAASVSAVQEIAVPDIGDAADVDVIEVLVAIGDEVTLDQGLITLETDKATMEVPAPVAGKVVGLTVKLGDKVSQGSVIASIETVSAAPAPVAAPAASAPAASAPAPVAAPTASKPPVPHHPSAGNQPKTGAVHASPAVRRLAREFGADLTLVKGTGRKGRILKEDVQAFIKYELSRPKASAATAVAGGAGGLNVIAAPKVDFAKFGEVEEVPLSRIQKISGPNLHRNWVTIPHVTQFDEADITELEAFRKEQNTLAAKKKADYKITPLVFMMKAVAKALAEFPVFNSSLSADGESLIKKKYFHIGVAVDTPNGLMVPVVRDVDKKGIVELSRELMDISVRARDGKLKSADMQGSCFTISSLGGIGGTAFTPIVNYPDVAILGVSKSEIKPKWNGKDFEPKLMLPLSLSYDHRVIDGAMAARFSVTLSSILSDIRTLIL; encoded by the coding sequence ATGGCTGAATTAAAAGAAGTTTTGGTTCCTGATATCGGTGGTGATGAAGTTCAGGTTATTGAAATCTGTGTTGCTGTAGGCGATACGCTGGCAGCAGAAGAGTCAATCATCACGGTTGAAAGCGATAAGGCAACGATGGATATCCCTGCACCATTTGCAGGTGTATTGAGCGAGCTTAAAGTCGCAGTTGGCGATACCGTGTCAGAAGGTAAGTTGATTGCAATGATGTCAGCTGCGGCGAGCGAAGCGCCTGTTGCAGAGGCTCCTGCTCCTGTAGCACCTTCTGCTCCAGCACCAGTAGCGGCTCCAGCTTCTGTAGCAGCAGCACCAGTTGCAACTAGTACACAAGTTATCGAAGTCAATGTGCCTGATATTGGTGATGCAGCAGATGTTGATGTGATTGAAGTCTTGGTTGCCGTCGGCGATAAAATTGATGCTGATACAGGTTTGATTACGCTGGAAACAGACAAAGCCACTATGGAGGTGCCAGCACCTTCAGCTGGTATCGTTAAAGAGCTTAAAGTTAACGTTGGCGATAAAGTGTCTATGGGCTCATTAGTATTGATGCTTGAAGTTGGCGATGCCGCTCCAGCATCAACACCTGTGGCTGCAGAAGCGCCTGTTACAGCAGCTGCAGCGAGTGTGAGTGCAGTGCAAGAGATTGCCGTGCCTGATATCGGTGATGCTGCAGACGTAGACGTGATTGAAGTACTGGTTGCCATTGGTGATGAAGTGACGCTTGATCAAGGCCTCATCACATTAGAGACAGACAAAGCGACTATGGAAGTACCTGCACCAGTTGCCGGTAAAGTGGTTGGATTGACTGTAAAGCTGGGTGATAAAGTTTCTCAAGGTAGCGTGATTGCGAGCATTGAAACGGTTTCAGCTGCACCTGCACCTGTTGCGGCTCCAGCTGCAAGCGCGCCTGCAGCAAGTGCACCAGCTCCAGTAGCCGCACCTACAGCTAGCAAGCCACCTGTGCCGCATCATCCAAGTGCGGGTAACCAACCTAAGACTGGTGCGGTACATGCGTCACCAGCAGTGCGTCGCTTAGCGCGTGAATTTGGTGCTGACCTGACGCTGGTTAAAGGTACAGGCCGTAAAGGACGTATTCTTAAAGAAGATGTTCAAGCCTTTATCAAGTATGAGCTGAGTCGTCCTAAAGCATCTGCCGCTACAGCGGTTGCTGGCGGTGCTGGTGGCTTGAATGTGATTGCAGCGCCGAAAGTAGATTTCGCCAAATTTGGTGAAGTTGAAGAAGTGCCGTTAAGTCGTATTCAGAAGATCTCTGGTCCTAACTTGCATCGCAACTGGGTAACTATCCCACATGTGACGCAGTTTGATGAAGCTGATATCACTGAGCTTGAAGCGTTCCGTAAAGAACAGAACACTTTGGCTGCTAAGAAGAAAGCGGATTATAAGATCACGCCATTAGTCTTTATGATGAAAGCAGTTGCCAAGGCATTAGCTGAATTCCCTGTGTTTAATTCAAGTTTAAGCGCTGACGGTGAGTCACTGATTAAGAAGAAGTACTTCCATATCGGTGTGGCTGTTGATACGCCAAATGGCTTGATGGTGCCAGTAGTTCGTGATGTTGATAAGAAAGGTATTGTTGAGCTTTCTCGTGAGCTGATGGATATATCCGTCCGTGCGCGTGATGGCAAGCTGAAGTCTGCTGATATGCAAGGCAGCTGTTTCACAATCTCAAGTCTAGGTGGTATTGGTGGTACGGCGTTTACGCCTATCGTTAACTATCCAGATGTGGCTATTTTGGGTGTATCTAAATCTGAAATTAAGCCGAAGTGGAATGGTAAAGACTTTGAGCCTAAGTTAATGCTACCACTGTCATTATCTTATGATCACCGAGTTATCGATGGTGCGATGGCGGCACGATTTAGTGTCACGCTTTCAAGCATCCTCAGTGATATTCGTACACTTATTTTGTAA
- the aceE gene encoding pyruvate dehydrogenase (acetyl-transferring), homodimeric type — MSEHMLQDLDPLETQEWVDSLQAVLEQEGPERAHYLLEKLIDKARRNGTHLPYKATTAYLNTIPSGQEPHMPGNQEMERRIRAIVRWNALAMVLRGSKKDLELGGHISSFASSATIYDVCFNHFFRGPNEKDGGDLVYFQGHIAPGIYSRSFLEGRISEDQMNGFRQEVDGKGLSSYPHPKLMPDYWQFPTVSMGLGPIQAIYQARFLKYLTDRGLKDCSEQTVYCFLGDGECDEPETLGAIGLAAREELDNLCFIVNCNLQRLDGPVRGNGKIIQELEGEFRGAGWEAVKVIWGRYWDPLLARDTSGKLLQLMEETVDGEYQNCKAKGGAYTREHFFGKYPETAEMVANMSDDDIWRLNRGGHDPVKIFAALQHAKNTKGRPTVILAKTVKGYGMGDAGEGKNIAHNVKKMGVESLKYFRDRFNIPISDDQLEDIPFYHPGADSEEVQYLKARRAELHGAIPARREKFSQELEVPSLKIFDSVLKGSNGRQISSTMAFVRILTALLKDKKIGKQIVPIIPDEARTFGMEGLFRQVGIYAHEGQKYEPQDSDQVAYYREDKSGQVLQEGINELGAMSSWVAAATSYSVNDTPMIPFYIYYSMFGFQRIGDMAWAAGDMRARGFMVGGTSGRTTLNGEGLQHQDGHSHVLANTIPNCISYDPTYGYEIAVVVQDGIRRMYGEQEDVFYYLTTMNENYEQPAMPEGAEEGIVKGIYKLETLQGSGKGSVQLMGSGTILEQVRKAAVALSKDFGITTDVFSVTSFNELTRDGQAAERYNMLHPTETPKVPYISEVLSKDAPAIVATDYMKIYGEQLRAYVPTDYKVLGTDGFGRSDSRENLRHHFEVDAKFIVIASLKALVDRNELPVDVLTKAINEYGIDVDKINPQYA; from the coding sequence ATGTCTGAACATATGCTACAAGATTTAGATCCACTAGAAACTCAGGAATGGGTAGATTCACTGCAAGCGGTATTAGAGCAAGAAGGCCCTGAACGTGCGCACTATCTACTAGAGAAGTTGATTGATAAAGCGCGTCGTAATGGTACTCACCTACCTTATAAAGCGACAACCGCTTACTTGAACACTATTCCTTCAGGCCAAGAGCCTCATATGCCTGGCAACCAAGAGATGGAGCGCCGTATTCGCGCTATCGTTCGTTGGAATGCATTGGCGATGGTTCTGCGTGGTTCTAAGAAAGATCTAGAGCTAGGTGGTCACATCTCGAGCTTTGCATCGAGTGCAACTATTTATGACGTTTGTTTTAACCACTTCTTCCGCGGTCCAAATGAAAAAGACGGCGGCGATTTGGTTTACTTCCAAGGACATATTGCACCGGGGATCTACTCGCGCTCTTTCCTTGAAGGACGCATTAGTGAAGATCAGATGAATGGTTTCCGTCAAGAAGTTGATGGCAAAGGTTTGTCTTCATACCCGCACCCTAAGTTGATGCCTGATTACTGGCAGTTCCCGACAGTATCTATGGGTCTTGGTCCTATCCAAGCTATCTATCAAGCACGTTTCCTAAAGTATCTTACTGATCGTGGTCTGAAAGATTGCTCAGAGCAAACGGTTTACTGTTTCTTAGGTGACGGCGAGTGTGATGAGCCTGAAACATTAGGTGCTATCGGTCTTGCTGCTCGTGAAGAGCTAGATAACTTATGCTTTATCGTTAACTGTAACCTGCAGCGTCTTGATGGTCCTGTACGTGGTAACGGTAAAATTATCCAAGAACTTGAAGGCGAATTCCGCGGCGCTGGCTGGGAAGCGGTTAAAGTGATTTGGGGTCGCTACTGGGATCCACTACTTGCACGCGATACCAGCGGTAAGTTACTGCAGTTGATGGAAGAAACCGTTGATGGTGAATACCAGAACTGTAAAGCTAAAGGTGGCGCGTACACCCGTGAGCACTTCTTTGGTAAGTACCCTGAAACTGCCGAAATGGTTGCTAACATGTCAGATGATGACATCTGGCGTCTAAACCGTGGTGGTCATGATCCAGTTAAGATTTTTGCTGCGCTACAGCATGCTAAAAACACTAAAGGTCGTCCAACAGTAATCCTAGCTAAAACCGTTAAAGGTTACGGTATGGGTGACGCAGGCGAAGGTAAGAACATCGCTCACAACGTGAAGAAGATGGGTGTTGAGTCACTTAAATACTTCCGCGACCGTTTCAATATCCCAATCAGTGATGATCAGCTAGAAGATATTCCTTTCTATCATCCAGGTGCCGATTCTGAAGAAGTTCAGTATCTAAAAGCGCGTCGCGCAGAGCTACACGGTGCAATCCCTGCACGTCGTGAGAAGTTCTCGCAAGAGCTTGAAGTGCCATCATTGAAGATCTTTGACTCAGTGCTTAAAGGCTCAAACGGTCGTCAGATCTCAAGCACTATGGCATTTGTGCGTATTTTGACTGCATTGCTTAAAGACAAGAAGATTGGTAAGCAGATCGTACCGATTATTCCTGATGAAGCGCGTACCTTTGGTATGGAAGGTCTATTCCGCCAAGTAGGTATTTACGCTCATGAAGGGCAAAAGTACGAACCACAAGATTCAGATCAAGTGGCTTACTACCGCGAAGATAAAAGTGGTCAGGTATTGCAAGAAGGTATTAACGAGCTAGGTGCAATGTCATCTTGGGTTGCTGCGGCAACGAGTTACTCAGTTAACGATACCCCAATGATCCCGTTCTATATCTACTACTCAATGTTTGGTTTCCAGCGTATTGGTGACATGGCTTGGGCGGCAGGTGACATGCGTGCACGTGGCTTCATGGTTGGTGGTACCTCAGGTCGTACAACCCTAAACGGCGAAGGTCTACAGCATCAAGATGGTCACAGTCATGTATTGGCTAACACTATTCCAAACTGTATCTCGTACGATCCAACTTACGGTTACGAAATCGCAGTGGTAGTACAAGATGGTATTCGTCGTATGTACGGTGAGCAGGAAGATGTTTTCTACTACCTAACCACGATGAACGAGAACTACGAGCAGCCAGCAATGCCAGAAGGCGCTGAAGAAGGTATCGTTAAAGGTATCTACAAGCTTGAAACCCTGCAAGGTAGCGGTAAAGGTTCTGTGCAACTCATGGGTAGTGGCACCATCTTAGAGCAAGTTCGCAAAGCGGCGGTTGCACTATCAAAAGATTTTGGCATCACCACTGATGTATTCAGTGTTACTAGTTTTAATGAGCTAACCCGTGATGGTCAGGCTGCAGAGCGTTACAACATGCTGCACCCAACTGAAACACCAAAAGTGCCATACATTAGTGAAGTGCTTTCGAAAGATGCACCAGCGATTGTGGCGACAGACTACATGAAGATATACGGTGAGCAACTACGTGCCTACGTACCAACAGACTATAAAGTTCTTGGTACTGATGGTTTCGGTCGCAGTGATAGTCGCGAAAACCTACGTCATCACTTTGAAGTTGACGCTAAGTTTATTGTAATTGCTTCTCTGAAAGCCCTTGTTGACCGTAACGAGCTGCCTGTTGATGTGCTAACTAAAGCCATCAATGAGTATGGTATCGACGTTGACAAGATCAACCCACAGTACGCGTAA
- the pdhR gene encoding pyruvate dehydrogenase complex transcriptional repressor PdhR, whose amino-acid sequence MAYSKINQPKISDVIMGQLEQMILEGSIQPGQKLPPERELALQFEVSRPSLREAIQKLEAKGLLMRRQGGGTYVKEQLWQSLADPIVELMHSDSESQYDLLEFRHATEGMMAYFAALRGNDADMQNIKRTILEVEAATGVENQANAIVRFYRAVAEASHNVAMLHLVLSLSPVLHKNVAQNLELLSRREEASTMANDHRRALLAAIVRRDPEAAREASNEHLSYIEEVMLSVREEDSRLQRSLRRLKSGD is encoded by the coding sequence ATGGCTTATAGCAAAATAAACCAGCCAAAAATATCTGACGTCATTATGGGTCAGTTGGAACAGATGATTCTGGAAGGCAGTATTCAACCAGGACAGAAGCTTCCGCCTGAGCGTGAATTGGCGCTGCAGTTTGAAGTGTCACGCCCATCACTGCGTGAAGCGATTCAAAAGCTAGAAGCAAAAGGCTTGTTGATGCGCCGCCAAGGTGGCGGTACCTATGTAAAAGAACAACTTTGGCAAAGTCTTGCCGACCCTATCGTTGAACTCATGCATTCAGACTCTGAAAGTCAGTATGACTTACTTGAGTTTCGTCATGCGACTGAAGGCATGATGGCCTATTTTGCCGCGCTTCGTGGAAATGATGCCGACATGCAAAACATTAAGCGCACCATTTTAGAAGTGGAAGCGGCGACGGGTGTTGAAAATCAAGCTAATGCCATTGTACGTTTTTATCGTGCAGTGGCTGAAGCATCACATAATGTGGCGATGCTGCATCTTGTTTTAAGTTTATCTCCTGTGCTGCATAAAAACGTGGCACAGAACTTAGAGCTTTTAAGCCGACGCGAAGAAGCCTCTACCATGGCAAACGATCACAGACGAGCTCTGCTTGCTGCCATTGTACGCCGTGACCCTGAAGCAGCTAGAGAGGCCTCCAATGAACACTTAAGTTACATTGAAGAGGTTATGTTGTCTGTAAGGGAAGAAGATAGCCGGTTGCAGCGTAGTCTGCGCCGTTTAAAGAGCGGTGATTAG
- the ampE gene encoding beta-lactamase regulator AmpE encodes MALFSLLIAIFVERMRLLPDAWQFDVLLAKYHQALFGDKQVQSTLMMALALLLPALSINIVSWFVSGMVWGAVSLVLWVAVAVLCFSHNQQRQAFKRYIQAACRGDSQACFNYAAELDSSKCLESVSEQELGEHVGQSVAWINYRYYGAIALYLIILGPVGAVLYCTVRFYSEDNRKRELSLPLVDTLLFILDWLPSRIFAFGYVLSGQFRQSISSWMGLAFNPKAQARDIITTVAIEAEELPEASSAPVCVQSTIALLQLSKRNFILLITVLSLMTIFGVVS; translated from the coding sequence ATGGCTTTATTTTCGTTATTAATCGCAATTTTCGTTGAGCGCATGCGCTTATTGCCAGATGCTTGGCAATTTGACGTGCTGTTAGCTAAGTATCATCAGGCGCTATTTGGTGACAAACAAGTGCAATCAACATTGATGATGGCGTTAGCGCTACTATTACCTGCACTGTCGATAAATATCGTCTCTTGGTTTGTATCTGGCATGGTTTGGGGAGCTGTAAGCTTAGTTTTATGGGTTGCAGTTGCCGTCTTGTGTTTTAGCCATAACCAGCAAAGACAAGCTTTTAAACGTTATATTCAGGCAGCTTGTCGCGGTGATTCTCAAGCATGTTTTAACTATGCTGCCGAGTTGGACTCAAGTAAATGCCTTGAGTCTGTGAGCGAGCAGGAGTTGGGTGAGCATGTGGGTCAGAGCGTTGCTTGGATCAACTATCGTTATTATGGTGCAATTGCTTTGTACTTAATCATTCTCGGACCTGTTGGTGCAGTGCTTTATTGCACAGTGCGCTTTTATAGTGAAGACAATCGTAAGCGCGAGCTTTCACTACCTTTGGTTGATACCCTGTTATTTATACTCGATTGGCTGCCAAGCCGTATTTTTGCATTTGGTTATGTACTAAGTGGTCAGTTTAGGCAGTCTATTTCATCTTGGATGGGTTTAGCATTTAATCCTAAAGCACAGGCTCGAGATATTATTACTACAGTTGCTATTGAAGCGGAGGAGCTACCTGAGGCTTCCTCTGCGCCAGTGTGTGTGCAGTCTACGATTGCACTTTTACAGCTGAGCAAGCGTAACTTTATTTTACTGATTACTGTACTGTCGCTGATGACAATTTTTGGCGTGGTGAGTTAA
- the ampD gene encoding 1,6-anhydro-N-acetylmuramyl-L-alanine amidase AmpD: MSFTVIDGWFTQARFCLSPHFNLRPLNEVSLLVVHNISLPAGRFGLPYIDQLFQGCLDITADPSFKDLDGLEVSAHFLIRRDGELVQYVSCDDRAWHAGVSVFDGRTGCNDFALGVELEGTDDINYTDEQYARLAELTSTLIAHYPALTPDRIVGHCDIAPGRKTDPGNSFDWQRFKGLL; the protein is encoded by the coding sequence TTGTCGTTTACTGTGATTGATGGTTGGTTCACTCAAGCGCGCTTTTGTTTATCGCCCCATTTTAATTTGCGGCCGTTAAATGAAGTTAGTTTGTTAGTTGTGCATAACATCAGTTTGCCGGCGGGTCGCTTTGGCCTACCTTATATTGATCAGCTGTTCCAAGGTTGTTTAGATATAACTGCAGACCCAAGCTTTAAAGACTTGGATGGCTTAGAAGTTTCGGCGCATTTTCTTATTCGACGAGATGGCGAGCTGGTGCAGTATGTGTCGTGTGATGATAGAGCTTGGCATGCTGGTGTGTCTGTCTTTGATGGTAGAACGGGTTGTAATGATTTTGCCTTGGGTGTTGAGCTTGAAGGCACTGATGATATTAACTACACCGATGAGCAATATGCCCGCTTAGCTGAATTGACCAGCACTTTGATTGCTCATTACCCGGCATTAACGCCCGACAGAATTGTGGGTCATTGTGATATAGCACCGGGACGAAAAACCGATCCTGGTAATAGTTTTGATTGGCAGCGCTTTAAAGGATTGCTTTAA
- the nadC gene encoding carboxylating nicotinate-nucleotide diphosphorylase produces MLENDIRLSVKAALDEDLGHQDTYSSVSLSQRCDADITAQLIPADRIAQATLITREEGVFCGKAWAEQVFNQLGGEVALHWHVDDGDLVVPNQLLCELEGPARAILTGERTAMNFIQTLSGVATLTKHYVDRLSGTHTQLLDTRKTIPGLRTAQKYAVTCGGGKNHRIGLFDAFLIKENHIMACGSIALAIAAARALHADKPVEVEVESIAELTQALDAQSDIVMLDNFDVTMMLDAVGLNKQYKAKGMGVKLEVSGDVTLETIAEFAKTGVDYISVGALTKHVRALDLSLRLK; encoded by the coding sequence ATGCTTGAAAATGACATTCGACTCTCAGTCAAAGCCGCACTTGACGAAGATTTAGGTCATCAAGATACTTACTCTTCGGTTTCACTGTCACAGCGCTGCGACGCGGATATCACCGCCCAGCTAATTCCAGCTGATAGAATCGCACAAGCAACATTAATCACCCGCGAAGAGGGCGTTTTTTGTGGCAAGGCATGGGCCGAACAAGTGTTTAATCAACTCGGTGGTGAAGTCGCGCTGCATTGGCATGTAGATGATGGTGACTTAGTGGTGCCGAATCAGCTGCTGTGTGAATTAGAAGGTCCTGCACGCGCAATTCTTACCGGCGAGCGCACTGCAATGAACTTCATCCAAACGCTTTCCGGCGTTGCCACGCTAACCAAACATTACGTTGACCGCTTATCAGGGACTCATACCCAACTGTTAGATACTCGCAAAACGATTCCAGGGCTGAGAACCGCACAAAAATATGCGGTAACTTGTGGTGGTGGCAAAAACCATCGCATCGGATTATTTGATGCATTCTTGATAAAAGAGAATCACATCATGGCTTGTGGCAGCATCGCCTTGGCGATTGCAGCCGCTCGAGCGCTACACGCAGACAAGCCAGTTGAGGTAGAGGTAGAAAGTATCGCAGAGCTGACCCAAGCACTTGATGCGCAGTCAGACATTGTGATGCTAGATAACTTTGATGTCACCATGATGCTGGACGCAGTAGGGCTCAATAAACAGTATAAAGCCAAAGGTATGGGCGTAAAGCTTGAAGTTTCCGGTGACGTCACCCTTGAAACGATTGCAGAGTTTGCAAAAACAGGCGTCGATTATATTTCAGTTGGTGCGTTGACTAAGCACGTGCGAGCACTAGATCTATCTTTAAGACTTAAATAG